GGTGGTTCTTGAATGTACTGCTTGTTTCGCTCCAATAGCTGCTTGTAGTATGCACATCCGTGCTTGGTCACAAACTGTGAAGCCTGAGCAGCCTTGGATTGCAATTGAACCAGCTTGGATGCCATCAACTCCCCAAACTAAAAATTTCtacaaaaaattgataaatttaggcatcttaaaaattaaaacccaacATCTCACCTCATAATGGATAAGACATTATTTTTGTCAATGAAAAtgtattcaaaattcaaatactttCTTATTGATCTAAATTTGACAAGCTAAACTTAAACAAAAATTCCCCATAACTttgtatagagaaaaaaaaaaatgatcacaaCGTCAAGCCTTATAAAaaggaatataattttttattttttattggcaaGCTATAAAGTTATACACCCACCCAGTAAGTTTTGCACTCGAGACCTTACCATTCACCCATTATTGTGAGAGGAGGAAGAGCGATTTGAGCCAAATCTCATCTGCTAaatgaacacacacacacacacacaaaagacaaaacttGGGTGAAGTTCCTTAGGTGTCAGGGCCGGCCCTTCCCTTAGGCgagttaggcaattgcctaaggcccccaagtggaagggggccccaaaattttagaaaagaaccaACCGGGtagtagaggaaaaaaaatatatatttcaaatgaattacaaaaataatctggcacatccttttaaccaaaaaaaaaaacaaaaattttggtaaatcctattaaacattggttctaaacaaaatcattgaccaaaaatcaaccagataaactacaaatccgatctaagagattaaccacaaaacaatcacaaatcaaaacaaataaatccactcaaaaccctaaaaattttacctttctctctagtctctgctctccgcctctctctagtctccagCTGAACCGCCTCAGCCTCTCTCTGattctctgctctccgcctctctcaagtctcaactgctCACCTCACCGTATCAGGTTCTGAGGTTCAGGAAGGAATcaggtataaaattataaatatttgggcaCAGGGCACAGGGCACtgcattttatttgttaagaacttaagaagataactttgtttgtttgggcCCTCCCTGGCTggttttgtaactttgtttatCACTTATCAGTTTATCATTATGGCTGCCTGGACCCTCCCTGGACTGGGTGTTAAGTTTGGgccttcaaggtttttttttttttttttttttttttttttttttttttttttaatattattattattttttaaagtctgcatttttttttttttagttatagataggatttgttttttgtttgtttgtttattttttattttttatttttttggtgggtggACCTTATTAATAAGTCTTGTGTCAGTGTTATGgctgtgcttaaatttttgttatgcttgtgcttttttttttttttcaatttatgtagcttgagattgctaaaaacttgttattgttcagtgaaactacaacaatactttttatataaatcaagttctatttctcatttgctctacacttgaaagttatttttttattttagtctttataaatatattgtttgattagaaatgtttactagaaaatatatatttagatatgaaaaacttaaaaaaagaagaaaaattaattgagtctcaaaaaggatcaatggataaatttgttattaataataaacaaaatataacacaaaatttagatgaaaatatcacaaatgagcaaaaaattcaccaaaataatttagaagaagatgatgttcaattttgcaatacaacaaatcttgataatgaacttcaaaataatttagaagaagatgatgttcaattttgcaatacaacaaatcttgataatgaacttcaaaataatttagaagaaaatgaaaataattatgaaaaatataatataaaaatattaaataaacattaatttaattaacatataagtataaaaaaatgcCCAATTTTTAGTTCTCACCTTAGGACCCAAAATGCCTAGGGCCACCCCTATTtccctctcatcctctctctgcCTCAACCCACGTCACACCGTGCTCCATGGctgatcaccaagctctcctTCTAAACCTCCATGGCCAGAGCTTTTTAAGCTCATCACCTCTAATCATGCATCACTACTGAAACctagccaaaatcaaatcacgaCCACCACCACGgccaaaacccaaccaaaatcaaatcgcaacaaaaacccaaaagcccaccaaatcacaaatcaaatcaCACCCACcgaaatcaaaacacaaaacccacaaaacaaccaaaatcacaaaatgaaaatactgAAAGTGAACCcactattaaaaaaacatatattggttttgttattatattttagaagaagaattatcttgttgaactaattttaaatccaaattaatcaaacaaataaataaataaacaaaaatcacacACTATAATCTGGTGAAGTCTCGTGAGCCACAATTTCACCTAAATGGATCGTTTGAgttgagaggaagagattttCATAGTTTTTGGCTCGGCAGCACAATCTTCGATTTCCTTTCTTGACGTGGCTTTCGCTCGCTCCTCTCCTGTCAGCCTAGACGACgtataaagagaaataaaaggaagaagaacaaagcaccacataaaaaagaagaaaagaaaaataatgagagAAGAAAGACGAACTGAGATCAGGTGCATAGCaggtatttttttatacattttttactctttttttttttaaactttttaactctcctttaatatattttatttaatggttgagattgaaagttgttttttcaacttttaatctcaGCCATTAATTATAATTGCATCAGGGTATTGTACCTGAATCTGAAAAAGACAAAGAGATCTacaaatacacatacacatacaaatacacatacacatacacatacacatacataagcacgcataaacacatacacatacacataaacatacataaatataagcacgcataaacacatacacatacacatacataagcacacatacacacacatacataaacatacacatacacatatacatacacatacaaatacacataaacatatacacacatacacataaatatacatatacataaacataaacacaaacacacatacacaaaaacacgtataaactcaaataaacgtaaacatacacacacataaacttaaatataaacataaacacacataaaggCTCGATTTAGCACACTAAAgtaactaatgaaattgtttgagGATTGGTgttaatttgcaattttttctaATCTATATgaaggtttaatttttttcagtctgtatgtgtgtttatgtctatgtatgtttatgtttatgtgtgtgtgtttatgtgtatgtgtgtttatatttgtttgtttttgtttatgtttgtttatgcgtgtttatgtgtatgtgtgtttatatttgtttgtttttgtgtatgtttgtttgtgtttatgtatgtttatgtaaatatgtgtttatgtttatatttatgtttataaatataaatatatataaacatacacacatacataaacatacacacgtacatacacactcatacacatacacatacataaacatacacacatatataaacatacataaatataaatgaatataaacataaacacacatacacatacacataaacataaacataaacatacacatacacacacataaacatacacatacacatacacatacacactcatacacatacacatacacatacacactcatacacatacacatacacatatatttctaattctcgccttaggccccaaaatgtctagggccgCCCTTGATTATAAGCATGCTCCAATGGCTGCAACAAGCAATTAGatattgaaagttgaaacacagCCATAACCTAACAAACAAACCAAGCATCTGAATCAAGCTAGCTATAAGTTTCAACTCACAAGACTCATCAATCTCCTATCTAATGATTAAAACAACAGTCAAACCTACTCTAGACTCTGCCATTACTAAGAGGGATTGACTCTCTCTATAAAGAGACATTATCTACAGTACTTCCCACTCGCTACAGACCACTTTGTTTAGGCATGTGAATAAATAACTCATGTTCAAGTCTTTCATATACATTTATAATTCCTAGAAGCAGTAACATGCACACCTACGTACATAAATTCACTTAATACAAGTTCACAACCACTAAAATCTATAAATGGTTTTTAAAAACCATTTCAGAGACCAATGTCCCATTCAAGAGCACACACAGAGGACTTGTTTCTAACAAATTGTAAGTCTTTTGTTTGAATGTATTCTTGGTGGCAAACATATTGAGGTAAACTGGAGATTTCCACAATGTAGTTTTAAGCCATCAATAcaagtaaaattaataaaagtgaaCAATCTGACCAAGTGACCATTTTGACATCAACTCCTACATTCAACAACAGTTGCTTAGCACTCTCTTTGCCCATGAATACTGATTGTATCGAGTCTCTACCATGCTCATTCGTCTGTAGCATGAAGTACCCCCTTCCTCTACCGAGAATTCGAAAGTATAAAATTCCTCTCTGTGGGCAAATGCTGTTTTGACTCTtctaaatattttgttcttgttggatctttattttttgtaattaattctTGGGTTTATCTGGTATGgaactgaatttcataatttttttgtaaaaaaaggcAGGTGAAGATGCCTCTGAGATGATAAAAACTACAGAGGAGAATAAGAGGTCAGCAGTAGAGAAAGAAGCTGAAGTTCGGGAAGTtttacaaaatttgaattcaaaattgcTATTAATTGGTAATATTGTTCATGATTCAGTTCCAATCAGCGATGACGAGGTATAGGAGttggaaaatttcatttctttttttattgtatcTAATGCTTATTCTGAATTGTGAATTTGTAACATGTATTGCAGGCAAATAATGAGGTGATTCGAGCatggggtgagaaaagattgGAGCCAAAACTAAAGAATCATGTTGATCTTATTAAGCTCCTTGGAATTGCAGATTTAAAGAAAGGTATTGAGGAAACTACTTTTGTTCAAAGCTTGAAAGCACGATGGTTTTCTTATATTGAACATCTTGTGGTGTACTTAACATGTTATAACTTGATTGGAGCATTAATTGGGTTTCAATTCACAACATTAATCTAAATCTgcatttttaattcaataaataGACTCTAAATCTATATTGATTCACctgattacattttttttgggtgccaTGTGGTTGCAGAAATCTAATTTTTTGATCAAATGAAAATGCAAAACATATTTGcttcatgaatttttttgaaaaatcaaaacacGTCTCTGCTCACTTCTCTacaagaaaaaactaaataagtaGAAAAGCTCCTATATCTAGGTTGAATTGTCTGAAATTATTCATTCTAGCTTGATCAGTTCTCACGTTTAGTATCTGTACTTTTATAAATAAGTAAAGTTGTTATGCTTCTGAAATATGGTTACTAAAATATATGAATCTGTAATCAGACAACAGTTAAATATATTCTTGTTCAATTCAACCTGAACTACTGGTTTATACTCAGTATAGTGGGTTAGTTGCTTCAAATTACTTTTGCACTTTAACTTATGTATTGTGGTAAACTTACTGAGTTTGTAACTTTGTGTAATTCATACTCAGTGAGAAAAAGATAAAGGTGTAAATCATATTCCTTGGCCATTCCAAGTATCTTTACACCTACTCAGTATCTTTACACATTTATTGTCCTTTCACTTCTACTGCTTGTATTTATTACTCCTTTGTAGACAAATTGCTAGGCTTTGTATCACTAAAACAATCTCAACAGATACATGCTTGTGTTAGCTCAGGATGATGTTAATTTGGTTTAATTACTATCCCCAATATGCGTGAACTATAGGTGCCGATATAGCTGGAGGCAGAGGCTTCTATTTGAAAGGAGATGGCGTGCGTCTTAATCAAGCTCTTATTAACTTTGGTCTTGATTTTTTGGAGAAAAGGGGATTTACATTATTGCATACTCCATTCTTCATGAGAAAAGAGGTCATGGCTAGGTGTGCTCAATTAGCacaatttgatgaagagctTTACAaggtaatatttttaaattgttgaaaatattcccttgtctttctttctttgactTGTTGGTTTCtagcaattttttttgcttttcttctttctctgttCTTGTTTTAACTTTTGTGACCTCTTATGTACTTTTTACGCACTCATTTTTAATGGTAGTAAttatcaagaaaagaaaatggttgagAAAGTGTGGGAACCTGGGAGGGTCTGACATCATAAAATCTTtattcaatttcttttcctccatCTTGTGTACAGGTACATGAGCTAACTGAAGTGGTTGTCATTTAATAGGTAACAGGTGAGGGAGATGACAAATATCTGATTGCTACTGCCGAACAGCCGCTTTGTGCGTATCATTTGGATGATTGGATCCATCCTTCTGAGCTACCAATAAGGTTGTAATATTCTTCCTGAAGCTTGTTCCTATGACTAGAAAGTAGCCTTTTGCTcataaataattcaaattttccCCAGGTATGCTGGATATTCGTCTTGCTTCCGTAAAGAGGCTGGTGCACATGGTCGAGATACTCTGGGAATATTCAGAGTTCATCAGTTTGAGAAGGTGGAGCAGTTTTGTATTACCAGCCCTGATAATGATGAATCTTGGGCCATGCATGAGGAAATGCTCAAAAACTCTGAAGATTTCTACAAGATGGTGTGTTGAATTTTCCtttcatcatttttaatttccttaATGTTCTAAGACTCCTTGAGTAGGATATTATTGAGTAGGTTAGCTTTGTTCATGCCACATGATATCGGTGATCCAAGGACAATTTTTGATGGTCAATATCTATCTCTTTCCAAGTTAAGAATGCGGTTATGTTTGTGTATTTTGCATGGAAATTTGTGTTTAAGTCAAGACATAGTGGTATGCTTTGTGTATTGGTGGACTCTTCTCCTCTCCACATTTCATGTAGGAGAAACATGAGGTCCTATATATGAATTCCTCCTGCTTTTCGCTCTCTgaatctaatttaattttccATGTTTCAGCTAAACCTCCCCTATCAAGTTGTTTCTATCGTTTCTGGTGCTCTGAATGATGCAGCTTCAAAGAAGTATGATTTGGAGGCATGGTTTCCTGCATCTCAGACTTACAGAGAGCTGGTGTCCTGTTCAAACTGTACAGACTATCAGGCAAGAAGAATGGAAACGCGATATGGACAGAAAAAGGTAGATCATATGAACTCTTTATCACTTCCCATTTATTTGTGTTTACTGAACTGGAATCCTCTATCAACAGCAATTTTGAGTGTGTTAATGAAACTAGgttaaaaacaaacaatttatcGGAaatattttgaacaaaaacttgGAGGGTGTTGTAATATATATGTCTGCTAGTccaaataatttaaattcatcACCTGTTAGATATGGATGAATTTTCCTCTATAAGATTATATCAttaattcttcatcatcatcaacaactaCAAATAAAGCCttagtctcaaaattttgggttgACTATGAATCCTCGACATATTTGTTAGAGTAGGCCTTATTTGTGTTTACTGAACTGGAATCCTCTATCAACAGCAATTTTGAGTGTGTTAATGAAACTAGgttaaaaacaaacaatttatcGGAaatattttgaacaaaaacttgGAGGGTGTTGTAATATATATGTCTGCTAGTccaaataatttaaattcatcACCTGTTAGATATGGATGAATTTTCCTCTATAAGATTATATCAttaattcttcatcatcatcaacaactaCAAATAAAGCtttagtctcaaaattttgggttgACTATGAATCCTCGACATATTTGTTAGAGTAGGCcttatgtaataataattaatagatTTAAAATATGATATCCGTCTTCATGTTTAGTTGCTTTAAGAACAGTTGACACAAAAggcataaaaaattaaacagtTTTAACTTCATTAAAAGTAATCTTTATCATTTAAACAAACTAACTTGACACTAATTAGAGACAATTCAAAATTCAGTTATGAGGTGTTAAAACCCTCCAATCATATTCATTGTAATGTCAAGTTGTAAGCTTTGTATGAtacctttagcatttttcatttctAATAGGCCCTTTATGCTTCCAAACATGTCAATAAATTGTAGGATAAAGTTTAGGTACAATGTAAGTctaaatttttatctattttctttgtttctttggtcTTTTTGGTGTGCCTTTAGGCCTTActttttattgggttttcctCATGGACTTCTTGGGTTTGCCATATTGGGTTGGGCTTACTGATACTTttaatttcttctctcttcgGGCCTTTGGGACAAGACCCAATTTCTATGCCTTAACCCATTTCCTTAGTCAACTGGGGCCTATTTTTCTTAGTGAGCCTTCGGGTTCGAATTGGCAAAAATGGGTATTAAAAAGAGTTTAGCCTAAAGataataaatttttcatatttttcagttcaaaaattaagaaaaaaaatgaatttttgagcttaattttaaaaaaaaatctacaaaaaaaaaaaaaaaattacggtCTAATTAGTCTACAATGGATTGAAGGGGATTGAAATTGatcaaatggaccaaatagcATCGAGGTAGACTTAactggaccaaattggaccgaatagaaattgtttaatttttaggaagaacaaattatcttcaacaaattaaagagaaaaaattatacatgataTTACAGttagaaataattatttattctcatgCATTGCGTGAGTTTGCGATAGATTTTTCTAAAAACATGTACACATACCAAATatacaattatgtttttttacattttaaaatatgttatttgaaatatgatatcaaacacattttttactTAATGAGTATTTTAAACATGtgttttcacaatactttttaaataacatatttCATATCATTTTGAACAACAATACTTGAAAACCGCTACTAAACAGgccttatatttttgttaaactatgttattttgaatgtggATTGAAAACTTAAAGTGTGTGCATTACTTTTGGGATGTAAGGATGACTTATTTCtatatggatgttatatttaatatcaagtAGGTTAAAATGAGTTGTGTCACATTTGTGTCAACCTAACCCAACTTGTTTATTAAGTGTGTCAAGTGGGTTAGATCATGTCAACCTGCTTCATTAATAggttgggttagggttgaagaGCTATGGCacaattattaaatgggtcgggttcaGGTTGAGGCATTTAATCGAGAAACCTTACCTCGACACAACATTAACCCCACCTTTTTCCTTTCGGATATCATGATTTTAGCATCGACTGCATTCAACTTCTTTATATTATAtggttttttcaaatttatgacTGTTAGCCcgcttttattttgtgttgttgcAGAGCAATGAGCAGACAAAGAAATATGTACACTTGTTGAACTCTACTCTCATAGCAACAGAGAGGACCATGTGCTGCATTATTGAGAACTACCAAAGGGAGGATGGTGTTGAGATTCCAGAAGCTTTACAAGAATTTATGGGTGGAAAGACCTTCCTACCTTTCAAGAactagtattattattataattagtTGCAAACTTGAGCTATTTTTGTAATGACCCAATGAAAAGCACTAGTCATATTTGTGCTATACCTCAAAAAGACTAGTCACAATTTAGACTCATTGTAGTTAATAAAATCCAGTTCCATGAAACATGAATTTAGATACATAACTAACTTGCTAATGTTACATATCTCAGtaaacttaattaatttaaaaattaaatgaaactccaaataaacaatgCACTTAATAAACCTTTTACAATATCTAAAAtccacaatttaaaaataatctgCAAATACTGTAAAATCTAAAGCGaaataaaaacaactaaaaaaccTATAAGACTTAAAGCTTTACTGAAGTCACCTAAAAATTTTTCGGTCACGCTCTACCTTGCACTTTATGAAGCGATTCAAAGGTTTTGTTTTCCAACTAaactttaatctgaaaattgtaattgatggCATGGTTCAAAGAAGTATGATTTGGAGGCATGGTTTCTTGCATCTTAGACTTACAGAGAGTTGATGTCCTATTCAAACTGTAGAGACTACCAGGTCAGAAGAATGGAAACGCGATATAGACAAAAAAAGGTAGATTATACGAACAAATGCGATAGTTTGTTAATAAAACTAGGTTAGAAACAAACAATTTATCGGAaatattttgaacaaaaacttgGAGAAAGCTCGGTGTTGTAATATATATGTCTGCTAGTccaaataatttaaattcatcACCTGTTAGATATGGATGAATTTTCCACTATAAGGCTATACTCTATCAtcaattcttcatcatcatcaacaccTACAAATAAAgctttagtcccaaaattttgggattaacTATGGATCCTCGACATATTAGTTAGAATAGTCAAAGTAGACCtaatgtaataataattaatagatttaaaatatgatattcGTCTTCATGTTTAGTTGCTTTAAGAACAATTGACACAAAggcataaaaaattagatagtTATAACTTCATTAAAAGTAATCTTTATAATTTGAACAAACTAACTTGACACTAATTAGAGAATTCTAAATTCATTTATGAGGTGTTAAAACccaccaatcacattcattgcaATGTCAAGTTGTAAGCTTCGAATAAtacctttagcattttccatttCTAATAGGCCCTTTAGGCTTTCAAACATGTCAATAAAATGTAGGATAAATTTTAGCTACAATGTAAGTCTAAACTTTtatctattttctttgtttctttggtcTTTTTGGTGTGCCTTTGGGccttattttttattgggctttcttcctCATGGACTTCTTGGGTTTGCCATATTGGGTTGGGCCTACTGACACTTTTAATTTCTTCTCTTCGGGCCTTTGGTACACGACCAAATTTCTATGCCTTAACCCATCTCCTTGAGTCAATTTGGGCCTATTTTTCTTATTGAGCCCTCAGGTGCAAATTTGCAAAAATGGGTATCATCAAGAGTTTagcccaaatataataaatttatatgcttttcaactcaaaaatttaggtaaaaaatgaatttttgagataaACTTAAAAAGGCAATCTACAAAAAGGAATCAATTCAAGGTCCAATTAGTCTATAATGGATTGAAGGGGATTGAAATTGATCGAATGGACCAAATTGCACCGAAGTAGACCTGATTGGACTgaatagaaattgtttaatttttaggaagaacaaattatcttcaacaaattttagagaaaaaattatatattatattacaatatgaaataattatttattcttatgcATTGCATGAGTTTGCGACTAGTTTTTCTAAAAACAATTGCACATAccaaacataaaattatttttttttacattttaaaatatgttatttgaaaTACAGTACCAAACTTCAAAACactttttaaataacatttttcacatcattttgatCAACAATATTTGAAAACCGCTATTAAACATGCCCaatattttgttaaactatattattttgaatgtgggttaaaaacttgaagtgtatgcattaCTTTCAAGATTTCAAAACAACTTATTTCtatatggatgttatatttaatattaagcGGGTTGAAATGGATTGTGTaac
This DNA window, taken from Quercus robur chromosome 2, dhQueRobu3.1, whole genome shotgun sequence, encodes the following:
- the LOC126716160 gene encoding serine--tRNA ligase-like, which produces KAGEDASEMIKTTEENKRSAVEKEAEVREVLQNLNSKLLLIGNIVHDSVPISDDEANNEVIRAWGEKRLEPKLKNHVDLIKLLGIADLKKGADIAGGRGFYLKGDGVRLNQALINFGLDFLEKRGFTLLHTPFFMRKEVMARCAQLAQFDEELYKVTGEGDDKYLIATAEQPLCAYHLDDWIHPSELPIRYAGYSSCFRKEAGAHGRDTLGIFRVHQFEKVEQFCITSPDNDESWAMHEEMLKNSEDFYKMLNLPYQVVSIVSGALNDAASKKYDLEAWFPASQTYRELVSCSNCTDYQARRMETRYGQKKSNEQTKKYVHLLNSTLIATERTMCCIIENYQREDGVEIPEALQEFMGGKTFLPFKN